One Telluria mixta DNA window includes the following coding sequences:
- the gmd gene encoding GDP-mannose 4,6-dehydratase: MQTTKKALITGITGQDGAYLAQLLLEKGYHVTGTFRRSSSVNFWRIAELGIEQHPNLNLVEYDLTDLSSSIRLIESSRPDEVYNLAAQSFVGVSFEQPVTTASITGIGAVNLLEAIRIVHPKARFYQASTSEMFGKVQAVPQVESTPFYPRSPYGVAKLYAHWMTVNYRESYGIFGSSGILFNHESPLRGREFVTRKITDSVAKIVLNKLDVLELGNMDAKRDWGYAREYVEGMWRILQADEPDTFVLATNRTETVRDFVTMAFRGANLDVEWKGEGEQETGHCARTGKLLVRVSPKFYRPAEVDLLIGDPSKAQRELGWKAETSLEQLCQMMVDADLRRNETGFSF; encoded by the coding sequence ATGCAAACAACAAAAAAGGCCCTGATCACCGGTATTACCGGGCAGGATGGCGCCTATCTGGCGCAACTGCTACTGGAAAAGGGCTACCACGTGACCGGCACCTTCCGCCGGTCCAGCTCGGTTAATTTCTGGCGCATCGCCGAACTCGGTATCGAGCAGCATCCCAACCTGAACCTCGTCGAATACGACCTCACCGACCTCTCCTCGAGCATCCGCCTGATCGAATCCAGCCGTCCCGACGAGGTGTACAACCTCGCCGCACAGAGCTTCGTCGGCGTCTCGTTCGAACAGCCCGTGACCACCGCCTCGATCACCGGCATCGGTGCCGTCAACCTGCTGGAAGCGATCCGCATCGTCCATCCGAAAGCGCGCTTCTACCAGGCTTCCACGTCCGAGATGTTCGGCAAGGTGCAGGCCGTGCCGCAGGTCGAGTCGACCCCGTTCTACCCGCGCAGCCCGTACGGCGTGGCCAAGCTGTATGCCCACTGGATGACCGTGAACTACCGCGAGTCCTACGGCATCTTCGGCAGCTCGGGCATCCTGTTCAACCACGAGTCGCCGCTGCGCGGCCGCGAGTTCGTCACCCGCAAGATCACGGATTCCGTCGCCAAGATCGTCCTGAACAAGCTGGACGTGCTGGAGCTGGGCAACATGGACGCCAAGCGCGACTGGGGCTATGCGCGCGAATACGTGGAAGGCATGTGGCGCATCCTGCAGGCGGACGAACCCGATACGTTCGTGCTGGCCACCAACCGCACCGAGACCGTGCGCGACTTCGTCACCATGGCCTTCCGCGGCGCCAACCTGGACGTCGAGTGGAAGGGCGAGGGCGAGCAGGAGACGGGGCACTGCGCCCGTACCGGCAAGCTGCTCGTGCGCGTGTCGCCGAAGTTCTACCGTCCGGCCGAGGTCGACCTGCTGATCGGCGACCCGTCCAAGGCGCAGCGCGAACTGGGCTGGAAGGCCGAGACGTCGCTCGAACAACTGTGCCAGATGATGGTCGACGCCGACCTGCGTCGTAACGAAACCGGTTTTTCGTTCTGA
- a CDS encoding glycosyltransferase family 4 protein: MRVLHFYKTYFPDSVGGVEQVIRQMCVGTGRLGITNQVLSLSRDRRLEPFDYEGHTVHRVPLNFEVASNAVSVQAISQLARMAAEADVVHYHFPWPFMDLAHFLARIDKPTVVTYHSDIVRQKALLKLYQPLKHRFLESVDTIVATSPNYLASSAVLDRYRDKTRVITFGLDKSSYPEPDQARLDHWRARVGPKFFLFVGVLRYYKGLHILLDAVAGTDYPVVIVGAGPIEAELKAHAERLGLKRVQFVGAVDDLDKAALLKLCYAVAFPSHLRSEAFGISLLEGAMYGKPMISSEIGTGTTYINVHGETGLVVPPSDHEALRAAMIRLWNDPRMAQEMGQRAEARYWQLFTSAQMADNYARLYQELVARRAEVRLAAAPRLG, translated from the coding sequence ATGCGCGTTCTCCACTTCTACAAGACCTATTTCCCCGATTCGGTCGGCGGGGTCGAGCAGGTCATCCGTCAGATGTGCGTGGGAACAGGGCGTTTGGGCATCACGAACCAGGTGCTGTCGCTGTCGCGCGACCGGCGCCTGGAACCGTTCGACTATGAAGGCCATACGGTGCACCGGGTGCCGCTGAACTTCGAGGTGGCGTCGAACGCCGTGTCGGTGCAGGCCATTTCCCAGCTGGCGCGCATGGCGGCGGAAGCGGACGTCGTGCACTACCACTTCCCGTGGCCGTTCATGGACCTGGCGCACTTCCTCGCCCGCATCGACAAGCCGACCGTCGTCACGTACCACTCCGACATCGTGCGCCAGAAAGCGCTGCTGAAGCTGTACCAGCCGCTCAAGCACCGGTTCCTGGAAAGCGTCGACACGATCGTCGCGACGTCGCCCAACTACCTCGCATCGTCGGCCGTGCTCGACCGCTACCGCGACAAGACGCGCGTGATCACGTTCGGCCTCGACAAATCGAGCTATCCGGAACCGGACCAGGCACGCCTGGACCACTGGCGCGCGCGGGTCGGTCCGAAATTCTTCCTGTTCGTCGGTGTGCTGCGCTATTACAAGGGCCTCCACATCCTGCTCGACGCCGTGGCCGGCACGGATTACCCGGTCGTGATCGTCGGCGCGGGGCCGATCGAGGCGGAGCTGAAGGCGCACGCCGAACGCCTGGGCCTGAAACGCGTGCAGTTCGTCGGCGCCGTGGACGACCTCGACAAGGCCGCGCTGCTCAAGCTCTGCTATGCCGTCGCCTTCCCGTCGCACCTGCGTTCGGAAGCCTTCGGCATCTCGCTGCTGGAAGGCGCGATGTACGGCAAGCCGATGATCTCCAGCGAGATCGGCACGGGCACCACCTACATCAACGTGCACGGCGAGACCGGCCTGGTGGTGCCGCCGTCCGACCATGAGGCGCTGCGCGCCGCGATGATTCGGCTGTGGAACGATCCGCGCATGGCGCAGGAGATGGGCCAGCGCGCGGAGGCGCGCTACTGGCAGCTGTTCACGTCGGCGCAAATGGCCGACAACTATGCGCGCCTGTACCAGGAACTGGTGGCGCGCCGGGCGGAAGTGCGTCTTGCGGCCGCGCCGCGCCTCGGCTGA
- a CDS encoding glycosyltransferase family 4 protein, which produces MNRVPTGLDANMIELGLPKRRPDGTPALQDRLRALPGSVEAANDALVQPDLRIGIGTTMIEPAFTGGHLDGIGVYTQALLRHLPHAGCAMRPYSWPRLRSAGPVTKGEALPHTFERASFVDLLTPDAHRVHMPVDVFHVTDYRVVRMDCPVVASLHDALPVKHPEWCNPRMRGLKNWLQRKAAQKADHVIALSHFAIDELVECFGIDERRITVVPCGVGEEWLVPPPAHAVATTLQANGLRPGYFLFVGTLQPRKNVERLLDAYLSLPPAVRAERQLVIVGSAGARSDEVLRRIAAAVQDGATVVWLNRLTDSTELRHVYAGAGVFVFASLYEGFGIPVVEAFASGVPVVASNTTSLPEVTAGAALDVDPLDTGAIADAMLTLARESAVRARCITAGRARAAQLTWNATARQTAAVYRSLL; this is translated from the coding sequence GTGAACAGGGTGCCGACCGGCCTGGACGCCAACATGATCGAACTCGGCCTCCCTAAACGACGACCGGACGGCACGCCCGCCCTGCAGGACCGCCTGCGTGCGCTGCCCGGTTCCGTCGAGGCCGCAAACGATGCGCTTGTCCAGCCGGACCTGCGCATCGGCATCGGCACGACCATGATCGAACCGGCCTTCACGGGCGGACACCTGGACGGCATCGGCGTCTACACGCAGGCGCTGCTGCGCCACCTGCCGCACGCCGGCTGCGCGATGCGGCCGTATTCCTGGCCGCGCCTGCGCAGCGCCGGTCCCGTGACGAAGGGCGAAGCACTGCCCCATACGTTCGAACGCGCCTCCTTCGTCGACCTCCTGACCCCGGATGCGCACCGCGTGCACATGCCCGTCGACGTGTTCCACGTGACGGACTACCGCGTCGTGCGCATGGACTGCCCCGTGGTCGCCAGCCTGCACGATGCGCTGCCGGTCAAGCATCCCGAGTGGTGCAACCCGCGTATGCGTGGCCTGAAGAACTGGCTGCAGCGCAAGGCCGCGCAAAAGGCCGACCACGTGATCGCGCTGTCGCACTTCGCCATCGACGAACTGGTCGAATGCTTCGGCATCGACGAGCGCCGCATTACCGTCGTGCCATGCGGCGTGGGCGAAGAATGGCTGGTGCCGCCGCCGGCGCACGCCGTGGCGACGACCCTGCAGGCCAATGGCTTGCGTCCGGGGTATTTCCTGTTCGTGGGCACGCTGCAGCCCCGCAAGAACGTCGAACGCCTGCTGGATGCCTATCTGTCGCTGCCGCCCGCCGTGCGCGCGGAGCGCCAGCTCGTCATCGTCGGCAGCGCCGGCGCGCGCTCGGACGAGGTGCTGCGCCGTATCGCCGCCGCCGTGCAGGATGGGGCGACCGTCGTCTGGCTGAACCGCCTCACCGACAGCACCGAATTGCGCCATGTGTACGCGGGCGCGGGCGTGTTCGTGTTCGCCTCGCTGTACGAAGGCTTCGGCATCCCGGTCGTCGAGGCGTTCGCGTCCGGCGTGCCGGTCGTCGCGTCGAACACGACGTCGCTGCCGGAAGTGACGGCCGGCGCGGCGCTGGACGTCGATCCGCTCGACACGGGCGCGATCGCCGACGCCATGCTCACGCTGGCGCGCGAGTCCGCCGTGCGGGCGCGTTGTATCACGGCCGGGCGCGCACGCGCCGCCCAGCTGACCTGGAACGCGACGGCGCGCCAGACCGCCGCCGTCTACCGCTCCTTACTCTGA
- a CDS encoding GDP-mannose 4,6-dehydratase — protein sequence MNRLVTEDLVRIAEPQEGVGKRALITGLRGFTGYHMARELTAAGYHVFGTVLPGSETGPDIFTVDLNDRAALAAVIEQVRPDVVVHLAAIAFVAHNDAEQMYRVNVVGTRNLLEALAHGAHKPSSVLLASSANIYGNAAVPVIDEFVPPAPANDYAVSKLAMEYMARLWMDKLPIVIARPFNYTGVGQNENFLLPKIVSHFRKGARRIELGNLAIARDFSDVRMVAKSYRRLLAAAPAGEVFNVCSGHSHSLESLIDMMSDIAGYRIEVHVNPAFVRANEVLTLSGSNAKLAATIGTVEPMPLVETLRWMYQA from the coding sequence ATGAACCGTCTGGTCACGGAAGACCTTGTCCGTATCGCTGAGCCGCAGGAGGGCGTGGGCAAACGCGCCCTCATCACCGGCCTGCGCGGCTTCACCGGCTACCACATGGCACGCGAGCTTACCGCGGCGGGCTATCACGTGTTCGGCACGGTACTGCCGGGCAGCGAGACCGGACCGGACATCTTCACCGTCGACCTGAACGACCGCGCCGCGCTGGCCGCGGTGATCGAACAGGTGCGGCCGGACGTGGTCGTCCACCTGGCCGCCATCGCGTTCGTCGCCCACAACGACGCCGAGCAGATGTACCGCGTCAACGTGGTCGGCACCCGCAACCTGCTGGAAGCGCTGGCGCACGGCGCGCACAAGCCGTCCAGCGTGCTGCTCGCGTCGTCCGCCAACATCTACGGCAACGCCGCGGTGCCCGTGATCGACGAATTCGTGCCGCCCGCACCGGCCAACGATTACGCGGTCAGCAAGCTCGCGATGGAATACATGGCGCGCCTGTGGATGGACAAGCTGCCGATCGTGATCGCGCGGCCGTTCAACTACACGGGCGTCGGCCAGAACGAGAACTTCCTGCTGCCCAAGATCGTGTCGCACTTCCGCAAGGGCGCGCGCCGCATCGAGCTGGGCAACCTGGCGATCGCGCGCGATTTTTCCGACGTGCGCATGGTCGCGAAGAGCTACCGGCGCCTGCTGGCGGCGGCGCCCGCGGGCGAAGTCTTCAACGTCTGCTCCGGCCACTCGCACTCGCTCGAGAGCCTGATCGACATGATGAGCGACATCGCCGGCTACCGCATCGAAGTGCACGTCAACCCCGCCTTCGTGCGCGCCAACGAGGTGCTCACGCTGTCCGGCAGCAACGCCAAGCTGGCAGCCACGATCGGTACGGTCGAGCCCATGCCGCTGGTCGAGACGCTGCGCTGGATGTACCAGGCGTGA
- a CDS encoding response regulator, whose protein sequence is MTTVTQPLILAVDDEASNLQLLRQILQDHYRLRFAKDGPRALELAREETPDLILLDVMMPGMSGYEVCAALKADPALAAVPVIFVTALNDTSDEVEGFEAGAVDYITKPVSPPIVRARVRTHLSLVRMEELRASRLEIVQRLGLAAEYKDNETGLHVIRMSHFARILGLAAGMTEAEADDLLHAAPMHDVGKIGIPDRVLLKPGPLDPDEWKIMQSHAHIGAEIIGQHDHGVLALARNIALSHHEKWDGSGYPNGLAGKDIPLEGRICAIADVFDALTSIRPYKKAWTESEALDFLVKQKGKHFDPELVDLFLGQMPAIRAIRERWAEQDEVPTAPMQVAA, encoded by the coding sequence ATGACCACCGTCACCCAACCGCTGATCCTCGCGGTCGACGACGAGGCCAGCAACCTCCAGCTGCTGCGCCAGATCCTGCAAGACCACTACCGCCTGCGTTTCGCCAAGGACGGCCCGCGCGCGCTCGAACTGGCGCGCGAAGAGACGCCCGACCTGATCCTGCTCGACGTGATGATGCCCGGCATGAGCGGCTACGAAGTGTGCGCCGCCCTCAAGGCCGATCCGGCGCTGGCCGCCGTCCCCGTCATCTTCGTCACGGCGCTGAACGACACCAGCGACGAGGTGGAAGGTTTCGAAGCGGGCGCCGTCGACTACATCACCAAGCCCGTCAGCCCGCCGATCGTGCGTGCGCGCGTGCGCACCCACCTGTCGCTGGTGCGCATGGAAGAATTGCGCGCGTCGCGCCTGGAGATCGTCCAGCGCCTCGGCCTGGCCGCCGAATACAAGGACAACGAGACGGGCCTGCACGTTATCCGCATGAGCCATTTCGCGCGCATCCTGGGCCTCGCCGCCGGCATGACGGAAGCGGAGGCGGACGACCTGCTGCACGCCGCGCCGATGCACGACGTGGGCAAGATCGGCATTCCCGACCGCGTGCTGCTGAAACCCGGACCGCTCGATCCGGACGAATGGAAGATCATGCAGAGCCACGCGCACATCGGCGCCGAGATCATCGGCCAGCACGACCACGGCGTGCTGGCGCTGGCGCGCAACATCGCCCTCTCGCACCACGAAAAATGGGACGGCAGCGGCTACCCGAACGGCCTGGCCGGCAAGGATATTCCGCTCGAAGGCCGCATCTGTGCCATCGCCGACGTGTTCGACGCGCTGACGTCGATCCGGCCGTACAAGAAGGCGTGGACGGAAAGCGAGGCGCTCGACTTCCTCGTCAAGCAGAAGGGCAAGCATTTCGATCCCGAGCTGGTCGACCTGTTCCTCGGGCAGATGCCGGCCATCCGCGCGATCCGCGAGCGGTGGGCGGAGCAGGACGAGGTGCCGACGGCACCGATGCAGGTGGCTGCCTGA